The region AGGTTTTCGATTGCTGCCAATCCAGCGGGCTGATACGCCAGCTGTGCAGTGGGTCATCGGCCAAGGCCTTGAGCCGCGCTTTCATTTGCTTTTTAGACAGGTGGAACCAGAACTTGAAGATCAGCGCACCTTCATCGCAGAGCATTTTCTCCAGGCGCTCGGACTGATTGATCGCTTGATCCAGCACCGCGTCTTTGAACGAACCATGCACCCGGCCTTGCAGCATCTGGCTGTACCAGTTGCCAAAGAACACACCCATGCGGCCCTTGGCCGGGAGCATGCGCCAGTAGCGCCAGGCCGGTGGCCGCGCCAGCTCTTCGTCGGTCTGCTGATCGAAGGTGCGCACTTCAATCAGGCGCGGGTCCATCCACTCGTTGAGCAACTTAACCGTCTCGCCCTTGCCGGCGCCTTCAATACCGTTGATCAGGATGATGACCGGGAAGCGTTTTTGTTGCTGTAGCTCGAACTGTGCTTCGAGCAACGCTTCACGCAGGGCCGGCACCTCGGCGTCATAAGTTTCTTTGTCGATGGCGTGACCGATTTCGGCAGATTCAAACATGGGCGGCTCCATTCCAGGATTGAGCAAGACTAGCGGATTGGGCAGGTGATCATCAGAGAAGTTCTCTTTAGCGCAAGGCATGCCTGGCAAGTGGCGATGCCAATGAGGCCGTCGATTTTCCATGATTCGTCACACCGCACCCTTGCCATGGATCAAGCGCCGCACCGTCGATCGGCTAGAATGGCCGACTTGCCGTTGCCGAGCCTGCCATGAAACCCGAATTGCCCCACGCCCAGCTCGACTGGGACGACCAAGGTCGCCCTCATTCTCGTGTATTCGACGATGTGTATTTCTCCGACAAGTCGGGGCTGGAAGAAACCCGTTACGTGTTCCTCGAACAAAACCGTTTGCAGGAGCGTTTTGCCGCGCTGCCGGCGGGCGGGCGTCTGGTCATCGGCGAGACAGGGTTTGGTACGGGCTTAAACTTTCTCTGTGCCTGGCAGTTGTTCGACCAGCACGCTGTGGCAGGCGCCCGTTTGCATTTCGTCAGCGTTGAAAAATACCCGCTCAATGCCGCAGACCTGCAACGGGCCCTGGCGCTGTGGCCAGAACTCAAGGTGTTTGCCGATCAACTGCTGACGCACTACGTCGCCATTCATCAAGGCTTCCAGCGCCTGACCCTGGACAACGGCCGGGTCAGCCTGACATTGCTGATCGGCGACGCGCTGGAACAACTGCCGCAACTGGATGCCCAAATCGACGCCTGGTTTCTCGATGGTTTCGCACCGGCCAAAAACCCCGACATGTGGACCGCCGAACTGTTTGCCGAACTGGCGCGCCTGGCCGCACCCGGCTCGACCATCAGCACTTTTACCAGTACCGGCTGGGTCCGGCGCCTACTCAACGCGGCCGGGTTCAAGATGAAGCGCACCCCCGGCATCGGTCATAAGTGGGAAATACTGCGCGGGGTATTTCTCGGTTGGCCGCAGGAAACCGTCCCCCCTGCCCTGGACAAACCTTGGTTTGCCCGACCGACACCATTGACCGGTGAGCGCAGCGCATTGGTGATCGGCGCCGGGCTGGCAGGTTGCGCCAGCGCCGCCAGCCTCGCCGCGCGGGGCTGGCACGTCAGTCTGCTGGAGCGTCATGCTCATCTGGCGCAAGAAGCATCAGGCAACCCGCAAGGCGTGCTGTACCTGAAACTGTCAGCCCATGGCACCGCGCTCTCGCAACTGATCGTTAGCGGTTTCGGCTACACCCGGCGCCAACTCGAACACTTGCAACGCGGCATCGATTGGGATGACTGCGGCGTACTGCAATTGGCGTTCAATGCCAAGGAGGCCGAGCGTCAGGCCGAACTGGCCGGCGCTTTCTCCCATGATTTGTTGCACCTGCTCGATCAGCCTGAGGCGCAAGTCATGGCAGGCATCGGTCTGACTCACGGCGGCATGTATTTCCCTGAAGGAGGCTGGGTGCATCCACCTGCATTGTGCCAATGGCAAGCCTCGGCACCGAACATCGAGCTGCTTACGCACCATGACGCGCTTGAGTTACGTAAAGTTGATGACCTCTGGCAAGCCTGGGACGGCGAGCGGTTGCTGGCCAGTGCATCGGTGGTGGTGTTGGCCGGTGCGGCGGAAATCCAGCGCTTCAGCCAAAGCGCTGAACTGCCGCTCAAACGTATTCGCGGGCAGATCACCCGACTGGAGCAAACCGCTGAAAGCCAGTCGCTGGCAACCGTGGTGTGCGCCGAAGGTTACGTTGCGCCAGCGCGGCTGGGCGAGCACACCTTGGGGGCCAGTTTCGACTTCAAGAGTGACGACCTGACACCGACCCTGGCCGAACACCAAGGCAACCTGACCATGCTCAAGGAGATTTCCGAAGACCTGGTTACGCGGTTGCAGGTGCCCGATCTTGCGCCTGAAAGCCTGCAAGGGCGGGCCGCCTTCCGTTGCACCAGCCCCGACTACTTACCGATTGTCGGCCCTCTGGCCGACATCACGGTCTTCAACCAGACCTATGCCGCCTTGAGCAAAGACGCCCGACACGTGCCGGACGCCCCCTGTCCGTGGCTGGACGGTTTATACATCAACAGCGGCCACGGCTCACGGGGCCTGATCACCGCGCCACTGTCCGGGGAGTTGTTGGCGGCCTGGCTCGACAACGACCCCCTGCCCCTGCCTAAAAGTGTCGCGCATGCCTGTCATCCGAACCGATTTGCCCTACGGCGGCTGATCCGTGGCAAATGACGCGTGAGCCTGGGGAAGCGCGCGGCTTCCCGAGGATTTAAAACCGCACTGCCCCAGCGTGGCATGGCTATTTAGCACCCCTCTGCCACGCCTCTGAGGCCCTGGATCAGGTCATCGTCTCGCGCCGCTTATAACTTATCGTTCTAAAACTCCCTTTCCCGAGGCGGGTCAGTTTCTGGGTACGCGCTGTTTTGGCGCGGCATCGATTGACCCTCCCCAACGGAAAAACCGGTAAGGACTTTATGTGCGGATTAGCTGGCGAGTTACGCTTTGATCACCAACCTGCCGACCTGGCAGCCATTGAGCGGATCACCCATCACCTTGCACCTCGTGGACCAGACGCGTGGGGCTTTCACGCCCAAGGGCCGATTGCCCTGGGCCATCGGCGCCTGAAAATCATGGACCTGTCGGACGGCTCGGCGCAGCCGATGATCGACAACGACCTGGGCCTGTCCCTGGCCTTCAACGGCGCAATTTACAACTTCCCGGAACTGCGCACCGAGCTTGAAAGCCTCGGTTATGCCTTCTATTCAGGCGGCGACACTGAAGTGCTGCTCAAGGGCTACCACGCTTGGGGAGAAGCACTGCTGCCAAAGCTCAACGGCATGTTTGCGTTTGCCATTTGGGAGCGTGATGCCCAACGCCTGTTTATCGCTCGCGACCGCCTCGGCGTGAAGCCGCTGTACCTGTCACGCACCGGTCAGCGCTTACGCTTCGCCTCGGCGTTGCCGGCGTTGCTCAAGGGCGGCGACATCAACCCGCTACTTGATCCGGTAGCACTCAACCATTACCTGAATTTCCATGCTGTGGTCCCGGCACCGCGCACCTTGTTGGCGGGCATCGAAAAACTGCCGCCGGCGACCTGGATGCGCATCGAGGCCGACGGCAGCACTGAGCAAAAAACCTGGTGGACGCTGCCCTACGGCCCCCGCCCCGATGAAGTCAATCTGACACTGGAAGACTGGCGTGACCGTGTGCTCGACAGCACTCGCGATGCCGTAGCCATCCGTCAACGGGCGGCGGTGGATGTCGGCGTGCTGCTGTCCGGCGGCGTCGATTCGAGCCTGTTGGTCGGTTTGCTGCGTGAAGTCGGCGTGGAGAACCTGTCGACGTTCTCCATCGGTTTCCAGGATGCCGGTGGCGAGCGCGGCGACGAGTTTCAATACTCGGACCTGATCGCCAAACACTACGGCACCCAGCACCATCAACTGCGCATCGACGAAAAAGAGATCATCGAGCAACTTCCGGCAGCGTTTCGTGCGATGAGCGAACCGATGGTCAGCCATGACTGCATCGCCTTCTACCTCTTGTCACGAGAAGTGGCCAAACACTGCAAGGTGGTGCAAAGCGGCCAGGGCGCGGACGAGTTGTTCGCGGGTTACCACTGGTATCCCCAGGTGGACGGCGCCAGCGACCCGTATGCGGCTTATCGCACTGCGTTTTTCGACCGCAGCTACGACGACTACGCTGCCACCGTACAGCCGAAGTGGCTGACCGCGAATGACGCGGCTGGCGACTTCGTAAAGGAACATTTCGCACAGCCCGGCGCCGATGCCGCGGTGGACAAGGCCCTGCGTCTGGACAGCACCGTGATGCTGGTCGACGACCCGGTCAAACGCGTCGACAACATGACCATGGCCTGGGGCTTGGAAGCGCGCACGCCGTTTCTCGACTACCGCCTGGTGGAATTGTCAGCACGGGTGCCGGGCAAATACAAACTGCCCGACGGTGGGAAACAAGTCCTGAAAGAAGCGGCACGGTTGGTCATTCCAAGCGAAGTCATCGACCGCAAAAAAGGCTACTTCCCGGTGCCAGGTCTCAAGCATTTGCAGGGCGACACACTGAATTGGGTCCGCGAACTGCTGCTCGATCCGAGCCAGGACCGCGGGCTGTTCAACCCGGCCATGCTCGACCGCCTGCTGACCGATCCACAAGGCCAGTTGACCCCGTTGCGCGGCTCGAAGCTGTGGCAACTGGCGGCGCTGAATCTGTGGCTCAGCGAACAAGGAATCTGATTGATGAAACCCCATGCCACGGCTTACAACCAACGCTTGCTGCGTGGCCAGGCCCCCACCTACGAACGATTGCAGGCACGTCTGGCCGAAGACGGCAGTGAACGAGGCGCGGCACCGATTGCGGTGCATTGCGGGTGGGGCCGGCTGTTGATTGGCCATACCTTCCCCGACCCGGCAAGCCTCGCTCTAGAGTTGCTCAACGAGCAACCAGGCGAGCGCGACATCGCGCTGTATGTCGCCGCGCCCCAGCAAGTGCTGGGGCTGGAGCCGGCGCAATTGTTTCTCGATCCGTCCGACACGTTGCGTTTGTGGTTCAGCGACTATCGACAGGCCACGCGAGTGTTTCGTGGCTTTCGCATTCGCCGCGCGCAAAGCGACGCCGATTGGCAGGCAATCAATCTGCTGTACCAGGCCCGAGGCATGCTGCCCATCGACGCGTCGCTGCTAACCCCGCGACATCAAGGCGGTCCGGTGTATTGGCTGGCCGAAGACGAAGACAGCGGCGCGGTGATCGGCAGCGTGATGGGCCTCAATCATCAAAAGGCTTACAACGACCCGGAAAACGGCAGTAGCCTCTGGTGCCTGGCGGTGGATCCCCACTGCTCGCGGCCTGGGGTCGGTGAAGTGCTGGTGCGGCACTTGATCGAGCATTTCATGAGTCGTGGCCTCAGTTACTTGGACCTGTCGGTGTTGCACGACAACCGACAGGCGAAAAACCTGTACGCCAAGCTCGGTTTTCGCAACCTGTCGACCTTCGCCATCAAGCGCAAGAACGGTATCAACCAGCCGCTGTTTCTCGGCCCGGGCCCGGAAGTCGAGTTCAATCCTTATGCACGGATAATCGTCGAAGAAGCCCATCGTCGCGGCATCGATGTCCAAGTCGACGATGCCGACGCCGGCCTGTTCACCCTCAGCCACGGCGGACGCCGGGTGCGCTGCCGCGAATCGCTCAGTGACCTGACCAGCGCTATCAGCATGAGCCTGTGCCAGGACAAAAGCCTGACCCACAAAGTGCTCAAAGCGGCCGGCCTGAAGCTACCTTCTCAGCAATTGGCCGCAAACGCTGACGACAATCTGGCGTTTCTCGATGAGCACCAGCGGGTGGTGGTTAAACCGCTGGACGGCGAACAAGGCCAAGGCGTGGCCGTGGATTTACAGACGATTGAGGAGGTCCAGCAAGCCATTGAGGCCGCCCGGAAATTCGACAATCGAGTGCTTCTGGAAAGCTTCCACGAAGGGTTGGACCTGCGAATTCTGGTGATCGGTTTCGAGGTCGTTGCCGCGGCCATACGCCGGCCAGCAGAAGTGGTTGGTGACGGTCAGCACTCCATTGGCGCGTTGATCGAAGCCCAGAGCCGACGTCGCCAGGCGGCGACCCAAGGTGAAAGCAAGATCCCACTGGACCACGAAACCCAACGCACGTTGCAGGCAGCGGGTTACGACTACAACAGCGTGCTGCCGGCAGGTGAGCACCTGTTCGTGCGACGCACGGCGAATCTTCATACCGGCGGCATTCTTGAGGACGTCACCGCAATCCTGCATCCGACGCTGGTGGATGCCGCCGTGCGCGCGGCGCGGGCCTTGGACATCCCAATGGTCGGGCTCGACCTCATGGTGCCTGCCGCCGACCAGCCGGATTATGTGTTTATCGAAGCCAACGAGCGCGCCGGCCTGGCCAACCATGAACCGCAGCCAACGGCGGAGCGGTTTGTGGATTTGTTGTTTCCGCACAGTCAACCAGCGGTTTAATCCTCTCCTTATGATTGTTCCCGTGCTTTGCATGGGAACAATCAACTCGTTACTCATCAGGAGTTTCCATGACCCGCAAAATTCCCGAACCGGATCTCAACTACCTGCAAAAAGTCCTGCTGGAGATGCTTGCTATCCCCAGCCCTACCGGGTTTACCGACACCATTGTGCGTTACGTCGCCGAGCGGCTCGAAGAGCTTGGCATTCCCTTTGAAATGACCCGTCGCGGCACCATACGCGCCACCCTCAAAGGACAAAAAAACAGCCCGGACCGCGCGGTTTCAGCGCACCTGGACACCATCGGCGCCGCCGTTCGCGCGGTGAAAGATAATGGTCGCCTGACCCTCGCGCCGGTGGGCTGCTGGTCCAGCCGTTTTGCTGAAGGCAGCCGGGTCAGCCTGTTTACCGACAACGGCGTGATTCGCGGCAGTGTGTTGCCGCTGATGGCCTCGGGGCATGCGTTCAACACCGCCGTGGATGAGCTGCCCATCAGTTGGGACCATATCGAGTTACGCCTGGACGCCTATTGCGCTACGCGTGCCGATTGCGATTCGCTGGGAATCAGTGTCGGCGACTTCGTCGCCTTTGATCCGTTGCCGGAGTTCACTGACAGCGGCCACATCAGCGCGCGCCACTTGGACGACAAAGCCGGAGTCGCAGCTTTGCTCGCAGCGCTCAAGGCAATCATCGACAGCGGTGAAGAACT is a window of Pseudomonas sp. DC1.2 DNA encoding:
- the ngg gene encoding N-acetylglutaminylglutamine synthetase produces the protein MKPHATAYNQRLLRGQAPTYERLQARLAEDGSERGAAPIAVHCGWGRLLIGHTFPDPASLALELLNEQPGERDIALYVAAPQQVLGLEPAQLFLDPSDTLRLWFSDYRQATRVFRGFRIRRAQSDADWQAINLLYQARGMLPIDASLLTPRHQGGPVYWLAEDEDSGAVIGSVMGLNHQKAYNDPENGSSLWCLAVDPHCSRPGVGEVLVRHLIEHFMSRGLSYLDLSVLHDNRQAKNLYAKLGFRNLSTFAIKRKNGINQPLFLGPGPEVEFNPYARIIVEEAHRRGIDVQVDDADAGLFTLSHGGRRVRCRESLSDLTSAISMSLCQDKSLTHKVLKAAGLKLPSQQLAANADDNLAFLDEHQRVVVKPLDGEQGQGVAVDLQTIEEVQQAIEAARKFDNRVLLESFHEGLDLRILVIGFEVVAAAIRRPAEVVGDGQHSIGALIEAQSRRRQAATQGESKIPLDHETQRTLQAAGYDYNSVLPAGEHLFVRRTANLHTGGILEDVTAILHPTLVDAAVRAARALDIPMVGLDLMVPAADQPDYVFIEANERAGLANHEPQPTAERFVDLLFPHSQPAV
- the mnmC gene encoding bifunctional tRNA (5-methylaminomethyl-2-thiouridine)(34)-methyltransferase MnmD/FAD-dependent 5-carboxymethylaminomethyl-2-thiouridine(34) oxidoreductase MnmC, whose translation is MKPELPHAQLDWDDQGRPHSRVFDDVYFSDKSGLEETRYVFLEQNRLQERFAALPAGGRLVIGETGFGTGLNFLCAWQLFDQHAVAGARLHFVSVEKYPLNAADLQRALALWPELKVFADQLLTHYVAIHQGFQRLTLDNGRVSLTLLIGDALEQLPQLDAQIDAWFLDGFAPAKNPDMWTAELFAELARLAAPGSTISTFTSTGWVRRLLNAAGFKMKRTPGIGHKWEILRGVFLGWPQETVPPALDKPWFARPTPLTGERSALVIGAGLAGCASAASLAARGWHVSLLERHAHLAQEASGNPQGVLYLKLSAHGTALSQLIVSGFGYTRRQLEHLQRGIDWDDCGVLQLAFNAKEAERQAELAGAFSHDLLHLLDQPEAQVMAGIGLTHGGMYFPEGGWVHPPALCQWQASAPNIELLTHHDALELRKVDDLWQAWDGERLLASASVVVLAGAAEIQRFSQSAELPLKRIRGQITRLEQTAESQSLATVVCAEGYVAPARLGEHTLGASFDFKSDDLTPTLAEHQGNLTMLKEISEDLVTRLQVPDLAPESLQGRAAFRCTSPDYLPIVGPLADITVFNQTYAALSKDARHVPDAPCPWLDGLYINSGHGSRGLITAPLSGELLAAWLDNDPLPLPKSVAHACHPNRFALRRLIRGK
- a CDS encoding N-acetylglutaminylglutamine amidotransferase, which translates into the protein MCGLAGELRFDHQPADLAAIERITHHLAPRGPDAWGFHAQGPIALGHRRLKIMDLSDGSAQPMIDNDLGLSLAFNGAIYNFPELRTELESLGYAFYSGGDTEVLLKGYHAWGEALLPKLNGMFAFAIWERDAQRLFIARDRLGVKPLYLSRTGQRLRFASALPALLKGGDINPLLDPVALNHYLNFHAVVPAPRTLLAGIEKLPPATWMRIEADGSTEQKTWWTLPYGPRPDEVNLTLEDWRDRVLDSTRDAVAIRQRAAVDVGVLLSGGVDSSLLVGLLREVGVENLSTFSIGFQDAGGERGDEFQYSDLIAKHYGTQHHQLRIDEKEIIEQLPAAFRAMSEPMVSHDCIAFYLLSREVAKHCKVVQSGQGADELFAGYHWYPQVDGASDPYAAYRTAFFDRSYDDYAATVQPKWLTANDAAGDFVKEHFAQPGADAAVDKALRLDSTVMLVDDPVKRVDNMTMAWGLEARTPFLDYRLVELSARVPGKYKLPDGGKQVLKEAARLVIPSEVIDRKKGYFPVPGLKHLQGDTLNWVRELLLDPSQDRGLFNPAMLDRLLTDPQGQLTPLRGSKLWQLAALNLWLSEQGI
- a CDS encoding osmoprotectant NAGGN system M42 family peptidase, translating into MTRKIPEPDLNYLQKVLLEMLAIPSPTGFTDTIVRYVAERLEELGIPFEMTRRGTIRATLKGQKNSPDRAVSAHLDTIGAAVRAVKDNGRLTLAPVGCWSSRFAEGSRVSLFTDNGVIRGSVLPLMASGHAFNTAVDELPISWDHIELRLDAYCATRADCDSLGISVGDFVAFDPLPEFTDSGHISARHLDDKAGVAALLAALKAIIDSGEELMIDCHPLFTITEETGSGAAAALPWDVSEFVGIDIAPVAPGQHSSEHAVSVAMQDSGGPYDYHLSRHLLRLASDNELPVRRDLFRYYFSDAHSAVTAGHDIRTALLAFGCDATHGYERTHIDSLAALSRLLGAYILSPPVFASDAQPAKGSLDRFSHQIEHETQMESDTRVPSVDSLVGQRSDN